The DNA window CGTCCTGGGGGGTGGATTATCGATGGCAACAGACTGCGGTCTTTGGAGATGCGATATTCCAGGGCTGACCGAAAACCATATACTGCGTTCGTGAAAGGGGCCAAATTTGACAAAAAAAATAAAATGGTCTAGGATTTTTATGTGTCCGAATTAACTAAGGAGGATTTGTTCTGTTTATCCAAACTGAAGAAACACCGAACCCCAACAGTTTAAAGTTTATACCGGGTCGGGAAGTAATGGGGGAACAACCACCCTTGTCTTTTAAAAAGGGCGATGATTGCAAAACCTCCCCTTTAGCTGAAAGGCTGTTGCAGATAAATGGATTGCAAGACGTTTTTTTTGGGTCTGATTTTATTACCCTTAGCAAGCAAGACAGCGAAGATTGGTTCGTTTTAAAACCTTTAATCTTGGGCACATTGATGGAGGCGTTCGTCAATGGCTTGCCTATCCATCAAACATTTGAAGCGTCCTCCACCTCAGCTGTCGTCTCTGACGACCCATTGGTTGTCCAAATCTGCGAATTATTAGAGACCCGCATACGGCCGGCCGTCGCCCAAGATGGTGGCGACATTACGTTTGAAGGGTTTGAAGAAGGTGTTGTTTATTTACGGATGAAAGGTGCCTGTTCCGGGTGTCCCAGTTCATCGGCCACCCTCAAATCAGGAATTGAAAACATGTTGAAATATTATGTGCCCGAAGTTTTGGAAGTGAGGCAAGTGAGTGACTAAGACATTTTTTTTACGCTTTAGTATCGGTTTGATAGGATTATTTTCTATCAGCAACCAGGGATACTCAGCCATCCATGGTCCAACTCTGAAGACCGCACACAAAAACCCCACGGCTGAAGACACTTTGATTCATTCGCATAATTGCCAGGAAATTGTGGCATTCTTTGAGAAAAAGCACGGTATACCTGGAAAGTTATTGTCGGCAATAGCCAGAGTCGAATCAGGAAAAGCACCGTGGGCGGTTAATGCACGGGGCCGCGCCCATCATTTTCGGACAAAAGAAAAAGCCCTTCAGTTTATTCAGACCTTAAAAGATCAAGGGGTCAAAAATATTAATGTGGGATATATGCAGATTAATCTTCAGTCCCATGGGCGAAAATTTAAAAAGTTGGAAGATGTTCTAACGCCTTACCACAACATTGCTTATGCCGCTAAGCTTATAAAACATCTCTACGACCGTTATGGGTCATGGGCCGAGGCGATTCGTTTTTACCATTCAGGGTCTTCGTACCACAATCTGCCTTACCAACGGAAAGTTTTTAAAGCCTGGGAGCAGGCTTGTAATTAAGTCGTTACAATCAATAAAGGGGCTATTAGGATCGCAATTTGTCTTTTGCTTTAAGCCTCTTCATTATTCCTGCATGCATCAATGGTCATGCCATTTCAAGATATTTACGCAGATTCCCTCATTTATCAAAAAGTTGTGTGCATATACTAGGCGGGACAAGCCCTTTCCTTTGTTGGCTTCTGAATCCCTCTGGCGTTAGGTAGCGCTCAGGAACGGCAGATAGTATCTCTCGCGTTATCGCCCCCACTGGCGGAGCAGGAAAATAACCTGGGCGGCTTGCATCCCCCATATAACTATAGGGAGGGTAACTCGACAAATAGTTGAGGTATGTCGCCCACAATGCTTGCCATTCAGTTGCCCAGACCTTGTTCTTTAAGGTGGTTTTCGGTATCCCAGTCGCTAAGCCTGCTAACAAATAATGCCCGTGCTACGGCCTCATAGGGGTTTCGAGGGCAGGTCGGAGAAAAATGCAATTCTCCCGCAGTTAATGTGGTCACTGGCCGTTCTGCGTCATTCGGCATAGAACCTAAAATTGTACTTCGTTCCAAATTGGCATAGAGGGCCCGATTCGCCGCCTGAGGCGCGATAACGTGCGTGTAATTACCGCTAGACATCCGGGGAAATATATAATTCGGTCCGCCGGTGGTAAATAATTGCCACCCCGATTGTGTGTGATCGTCCTTCAGAAGCGTCAGATACCCTCCTGAGAATCCCCATTCCGAGCTGGGCGGGCTAATGTAATGATAACGCCTCCATTTTTTCCGGTGGGGAACCCACCACTAACATCTAAGACATCATAGTCCACACCTTCTATCGAGACGGTGGACGCATGCGCCCCTGCCGTTGCACAGAATATCATAATACCCATGATTCTATAAATTGAATTCATAATGACGCTTCTTTTTCATTAACATTATATATAATTTTATTATGTCTTTATTAATATTATGTTAAGCGACTTATCAGCCGACTATAGAAACACGTTCAAATTGCACCTATGAAAAATGATAAAGAAACAATCTGACGAAATTAGCTCCCCCTTTAAGGTAAAAATTTAGTATAATACTTCTAAAGTTTATCCATAAATAGCGTTATTATGAAAAAACACCTTAAGGACATCCAAGCATTTCATAATCAGATTTGGAAAACATTTCTGGAACAACAGCAAAAAGGTTCCTGCACATCCTTATGGGACACCATAACAAATGCATGTCAAGAAGACACCAAAACAGCCACGCAGAAGGATATCTGTTGGAACGATATTCAAAAGCAATATTTTGAAAATCTTGAAACAATATTCACGAAAACGATGGGGGGATTTTTCCAAAACGATAACCCTCTGCCGCCGGAAACGCCGCCATTGGACAGGCGCTTTCAGGACCCTGAATGGCAAACCAATCCTATGTTTTATTACCTTAAGGAAAGTTATCTTCTGTACAGCGATTATGTACAAAACCTTTTTGAACATGAAGACTTAGACGCCGAAAGCCGTAAAAAGCTGCAATTCTATATAAAGAATTTTTTGGACGCCCTTTCGCCCAGTAACTTTCCCTTTACCAACCCCGAGGTGGTAAGGGAAACAGTCAAGCAAAAGGGAGAAAATCTGGTCAAAGGATTTCAAAATTACTTGAAGGATCAGCAAAAGCATCAAGGCCCTGCTTTGCCAGCCTTGACTGATTTAAGTGCTTTTAAAGTTGGCGAGAGTTTGGCGACCACACCAGGTAAGGTGATTTTTGAAAATGAAATATTTCAGCTGATTCAATACCTGCCGCCTAAGACGCCTTATTATGAAACCCCCGTCCTTATTATTCCCCCATGGATCAATAAATTTTATATTTTTGATTTGCAACCGGAGAAATCTTTTATTAGATGGAACGTTGATGCAGGTCATGTTGTCTACGTCATTTCATGGGTTAATCCTGATGCTTCTTATGCCTCTGTTGGGCTAAAAGATTATCTGCTAAAGGGAATTGATAAAGCGATAGAGAAAATCAAAAGCACGACTCATGTTCCGAAGGTTAATGCTGTTGGATTTTGTGTCGGGGGCGTGGCCTTATTGACCCTGATGGGCTATTACCAAAAAAAGGGAAATACATCCATTGCCAGTGCGACTCTTTTGGCATCGCCGACTGATTTTCGCGAAATGGGGGACTTATCCTTATTCGTCAGCAAAGAGCAAATCCAGATTTTAGAGAAAACCTTAAAAAAACAAGGTGGACTGGCCGGCGAAGCCATGATGCAAATCTTTAGAAGCTTGCGAGCGAATGAGCTGATTTGGCCAAATTATATCAACAGCTACCTGTTGGGGAAAAAACCAACACCCCTAGATTTTCTTTTCTGGAACAGCGACACGACTAACCTGCCAGCTAAAATGCATTTGGAATATTTGAAAGAGTTCTTTTTAGGCAATGCCTTGATGAAGTCGAATGAATACCATTTGGGGAAAGTCGGTATCGATATTGAAACCATCACTAATCCATTCTTTATTGTCGCAACCCAAAGAGATCATATTGTGCCGTGGAAGGCTGCTTTCCCTGCATTTCAAAAACTACGAAACAGTCGTTTCATATTGGGTGGCTCTGGCCACATTGTGGGCATTATTAACCCCCCTTCCGGCCAAAAATATGGTTATTGGACGAATGAAACCCCACACACCATCAGTGCCGAGGAATGGCTGCACACGGCGACAAAACACGCAGGATCATGGTGGAAAGAATGGCAAGAATGGTTAACACCGTATTTGGGTCAGAGAACGTTGTTGCCAAAAGACATCAAAAGCCCTTCTTTAGAAGACGCTCCGGGTCGTTATGCCCTGCAAAAGGCGCCTGACTTGAAGGTGAATCCCATAGCCGGATTTTGGGATTTTTATGCGCCTGTGAAAAGCTAGTCTATTTAACCGACGCTGCCTTTGCATAAAAACTCTCTAAACGAATACCTTGTATTTGCCTAAAAATTGATTTAATTTTAAATAAATTTTACTATGTATTCGATTTTTAGGTTTCTTAGATCTTTGAATCAAATATCTTCTTCTAAAATATCAAACGTCCTCTAAAAATGCGAGATTCTTATGAAAAAAATCTATTTATTTTTAATACTGCTAAAATCGTGTTCTATACTTCATGCATCAAATATGGGACATGATGTTGAATCTGAAGCTTCCAGCTCAACTTCTGCGGCACCGTCATCTTCAACAAAATGCCAAGATTTTTCTTGGATTGTAGAACGACCCTACACGATTGTAAAAGGCAACGAGCATAACAGCGGCGCTTCAGTCGACACGTATGGTTTTAACGATAGAAACAATAACTTTTCTCTGGTTCTTGCCAATGAACTGTATGGTGTTTCAGAAGAAGAGTGCGAAGCAAAAAGAGCCTCCATAAGCCAAAAAATGAAGCAGGCGTTTCATTCCCCTGAACCAGAGATAGAGGAGGGGATCCCCCTCATAACTCATCGTATATGGATAACATCCGCGGACAGTCCCGTTGAGGCTTCCACAGAAAGGTTGGGCATTTATCTTAAAAGCCTTAAAAAACTTCAATCTAAGGCGTGGACTCATCATTTTTGGTGCATAAATAAAAACAAAATTCCCCAAACCATTCAAACTTTACAGGCATCTGAGGTCCCGATAGTCATTCATGAGTTAGAAGAAATTTATGCAAAAATGAAGGTGAAACACATATTTGATGCCTATTATGAAGATAAACAGTTCTGCCTGGCCAGCGATATAGCAAGGCAAGAAGTCATTTATTTATATGGGGGGCTTTATTCAGACCTAGGCGCAGATTTTTTAACGGATCTGGAACCTTTTTTAAATAAGTATACGTATATATTTTGGTACAATGGCCTTTACATAGATCAAACATTTTTTGGTTACCGTCAATTTGATACTATAGCCGAAATATTTTTTAATAATTTAAAGCGTTTACCCAAAATGCCAAAACAAATTAAAAACCTAACAAGCAAGCAGGACTGGAAATCTCAAATATGGGGTTCCGGTGCCCATTTTATGACGTTGTTTGATGTGTTTAGCACACCCAAAGATAGATTCCTTTTGGTGCCAGAAGGTTCAAAAAGCATCGTTCAAATTAACCACGCAGGCTCTTGGTTAGGCAGAGAAAAAAGTGGCAACAAACCACTTACTGAATCAACTTTAGACATCATGGAGCTGAAAGTGGCAGCTTAATTCAAACAATAATACGCCTCCACGCCGATGGCCTTCAAAAAGTCATCGTCGTGAGAGATAGCAATCAGGGTGCCGGGATACCCCTTCAATATCTGAACAACATGGTCACGTGTCTCCAGATCTATGTTGTTGGTCATTTCATCTAAAATTAACAGTTTTGGTGTTTTGGCCCCGATCTGAGCCAGGCTAAGCCTTGCTTTCTCGCCACCCGACAAGCTTGAAACCAAAGCATTTACTTCCTCATTCTTGCGAAATAAAAAATCGTTTAAATGACGGCGGATATCGGCATGAGACCAGGTTGGCGCCAAATCATGGATCATACCCAATACTGTCTTTTGAGGGTCAAGAGTCTCATAATGCTGATCAAGAATACCGATATCATCACGTTTGGGAATATGCCATTGTCCAGATTTCGTAACCCGCGCATCCCCCAAAATGGCCCTAATCAGGGTTGATTTGCCGCTGCCATTATCGCCCACAATAGCCAGCCGGTCTCCGGCAAAAAGGGACACGGTGATGTTATCAACAATGGGCGCATCATAACCCACACTTCCCTCGTTAATCGATACGATGGTTCGATCCCCTATATCTGCCGCAGTTAAAGAAAACTTTGGTTTCAGAATCTCCGGCAGACGCAGTTCAGAAAGCCTGTCGGTCAGACCTTGTTTTTTATCTCGAATGGCGTTTTTTTTCTTTCCAGACGTTTCAATCGCCCGTCGAGCCTTTTCATCAGAAACAATCGTAGGCCATTTCCGATCTTGAATAGACTTTTCCCCCCGTTGGTTACTTTTCTTTGTCCGTTCCTGTTCTTTCATCAAGTCCTGATGCGCTTCCTTCTTTTGGCGATCGAGAGACGATAATTCTTTTTCAATAGCTCCCCGCTTAATACTGATTTCACGTCTGTAGTCCTCGTAATTGCCCGAAAAAATATGAACCCGACCATTATCGATATGCCACAGCGCATCAACACAACGGTGAAGCAATTCTGTATCATGAGAGACAACAACCAACGTACCTGGAAACGAACGCAGCATGCGCATCAATGATTGCCGATTTTTGCGATCCAGATGATTTGTGGGTTCATCCAAAAGCAACAGTGTGGGGTCAATTGCCAGCGCCTGGGTTAAGGCCGCATTGAGACGTTGCCCCCCGCTAAGGGATTCATAATCCTCGATGACCTGAGCTACGTAACCGGTCCGCACGTCATCCGGAACCTTGATATGACCATCGGTCGGTTCTGTGAACCGTTGCAGCATTTTCAGCAAGGTTGATTTACCACTGCCATTTTGGCCGATAATGCCAATGCGGCTGCCATAGACTATGGTCGTATTGAAGTTTTCAAAACAGGTTTTGTGGGGAAAGGAAAGGCCAACGTTGACGAATTCAATCAGTTTATGGGTCATAAATATTCTCTCAAAATAATCAAAAGGGAGTTTGAAAAACGTGTCGCCCTTTGAATCAGGGCGTTATTGAGAGATAATTTTCATGATACCTATAAACCTAATATTATGACTTGAAAAAATTCTGATTGTACTGCATCGGACTGCAAATTTCCACATTTTAGAACGTTTCGAATAGAATGGGATGTAGGATAGTGGTTTGCGTGGGAAAGGCCTTACAGTATCTCAAACATTCAAAAACAAGGCTTTTAAAAAAAGCGGAACTTCAGTTTTTCTAAAATTTAAATAAGAAATATATTTTTTTTACGCATATCTAAATTTGTCTATTTTAGGTAGGGTTTGGTCGATCTTAAATACCAGGAGAATATCATGAAGAAAACTACTTTAGGCCTCTCTTTATTGCTGGCATTGCAAATAAGCAGCGCCGCTGTTGGTGGGGCATATTCAACATCGATGGGCCCATCCCAACCAACACCTTCTTCTAACCCCGTTATCAAACTCAATTCTGAAACAGCTTTGCTGTATGTTCGTAATGAAAATAAAACCCCTATTGTTGTTCTCTTTAAACCCCAGTTAATCGAGGACGATCCTTCGGTAAACTCAAATAATCGGATTACAGATGTAAGAAGAGCTGGCTTTATGAGCCTGAAATTGCCACCAAATTCATTCATCCAGATTGTCGTTGAGAAAAAAATCTTGGGACGTGATGTTAATCTGTTTTCAGTGACGGGGGAGGCTGACGTTGGCGGACCTTTGGGGACAGCCAACAATCTTAGTTATGGTAAAATTTATATTATAAAATTTACTGAAAATGCTTTCGGGACGAGTTGTTTTGCAGAAGCGTTAGATGAGCCCATTAAAGATTTCCCACAGGTTCAGGCATCAGGTGTCGAAACACGTTTAGAATTACCCAAGGCCGAGGGAGCCCCCACACCTCATTCTCCCTTATGAAGTTCGACCAGGGGGATGAGGGGGTTAAGGGGGCGCCTACCCTAAAACCACTTTAAGAAGTCTTTCAAAATGTGCATGACGACTTCGCTGACGATCAAAAGGATAATGACCCACTCCAACCGTGAGGAGTGGGCATGTTTCAGTTCATTCGACAAGATGTCATATAATTCGTGAATGACGTCCAAACGACGATTCAAAATATCAAGCCGTGTCGTGATGTCCATATACTGCGAGGCCATGTGATAATAGGGCTCGTACCGGGGGCGGCGCCAAAAAAATTCAGGGGTATCCAAGATATCGCTGTGCAGGTTAATCGAATTGCGTTCAGCAAACAGGGCGCCAATTTTTTGCGATATTTTCTTGCGCGATAAAGAGATCTTTCCCTTTGCAGCCAATTCGGCTGGCAGATTGCGGGTATTCTGAATGGTGGCTTCAATGGAGTTTTCAAAAACATCAAGTTTTACAGACTGCGATAAACCATGGGCCATGGATAATTTAATTAATACATCGTCGCTGTCTAACACAATTTCATCGTCTTCTTCATTAATGGTTGTCTCGGAACCATAAACAAAATGCGACGCCTCATAGATATAATCGGGCAGGGGATTTTGTTCATAGGGCTTTAGATCTTGGACATATTGAAGCTCTTCTTCTTCGCTGAAATTCCAAAATACGATGCAACCATACGTGAAATAAAAAATCTCTCCGGTCGACTTTGAACCATCTTCTGTGTCGTGGTCTTTGTGAACATGAATAACATTATCGTAGAATTTTGGGTCCAGTCCCTCGGTCCGTAGGTACCTGGAAAAGTCATCAATGTTGTAATTCTCTGCTGTACAGTAAGAGGAACAGCGCATAACCAGCCTGTCTATGGAATTGGTTTTTCTTTGGCTCTATTATGGTGAACTATGGGGGGAAAAAGCAAGGGGATGTGATGAAAAAAAGATTTTCCTAAAATTTACTTAAAAAATTCTATGTATTATTTCCGGAATATTCTGTGAAAATGAAAATTCAACTTGAAAAAATTAAGGATAGGCAATATATAAGGTTGTGTGTAGGAGATTTAGTCATGGCGATTGCACTGAAAATTAGTTTAGTATTCTAAAAATTATTTCCTAATTTTTTATTCGGCTTTTCTGCTGTTCTATCCGTTGTTATTATTCTTTTTTCTCAATAAAGAAAAAGGAAACAGGGATGCAGTTATCAGATACTTTCCTCAAACATTTTGAACCTCTTGCCGATCCTCGTATTGATAACCACAACAAGCTTCACAAATTGCACGATATCTTGGTAATAACAATATTGGCCACAATTTGTGGCGCTGATAACTGGGTTGATATTAGTGAATTTGGCAAAGCCAAATACGATTGGTTATCAACATTTCTCGAGCTGCCTAATGGTGTGCCATCTCATGATACTTTTGGCCGTGTGTTTTCCATACTTGACCCAGAGCAATTTGAATCCTGCTTTTATGCATGGATCAAGTCACTCTCTATCGATGTTAATTCTGAGATTATTGCTATTGATGGAAAAACGCTACGGGGTTCTGGCAACAGAAGAAAAGAGAAAAAAGCCCTACACATTGTAAGTGCCTGGGCAAGCAATCAAAGTCTTCTTTTAGGGCAAGTTAAAACGGATGAAAAATCCAATGAAATTACAGCCATTCCAAAATTACTCAAGATGATTGATGTTACTGGTAGTACAGTCACCATTGACGCCATGGGTTGTCAGCAGTCAATTGCTGAAGAGATCTTAATTCAAGGTGCAGACTACGTATTAGCTCTAAAAGATAATCAACCGAAGCTTCATGAAATGGTCAAGGCAATTTTCCATATAGGAGAATCACGTCAGTACAAGAAGATGCTTAATCGACGGAAAGTAGAGAAGATCCATGATCATGGTCGCATAGAAACACGTCGCTATACATTAGTATCAGCACGCGATCCGGCAGTATTTCAACTTCGTTGGCCTGGGTTAAAGGGTGTTGGCATGCTTGAAACAACACGCACAACTAATAATCAGGTTGAGCGTAGTACCCGCTACTTTCTAACAAGTTTAGCCTATGAAAATATTGATCAGTTTATGGTTGCTGTCAGAAAACACTGGAACATAGAAATTAACCTGCACTGGTCTTTGGATGTAGGTTTTAGGGAAGACCATAACCAGGTGCATGTTGGCCACGCGGCCAAGAATTTGGCTGTCATGAGACGTATTGCTTTGAATCTACTCAAGCAAGAAAAAACGAATAAACGAGGGGTGAGCTGTCGACGGAAGGTAGCAGGCTGGGACAACAAATACTTATTGAAAATTCTAACCGCTGACCACAATTTAAAGCGCGTTTGAGCGGATTGACTGATATAAACGGTAAGTCTTTTAAAGGGGAGGATAGTGTCTAAAAATAAAAAAAACAGGAAGTAGATCTCTCAAAACCTACAAAATCAAATCAATCTACAAAAGTTTGAGAAATAGCAGAAACCGTAATTTTAAAAACTAGGCTGAGGAGATGTCAGTGCAATCGCCATGTATGACTTGCACTATCAGCCCCGATGGGCAGGTTCTTTATTTTATGGCAGGCGGGGGAACAGCAAATCCCACACCCCTTACGCTTCAAAGGATTTGGCTGCCGGCTTATGACGAAACTGCATCTGACTTTATAAACGATGGAGACCTTCGTCAAGCTGTTGCAGACCGAAAATTAGATAGTGTAAAAAAGCTGCTTTCGGCTGGTGCTAACCCTTCTGCGTTTGATTCAACAGGATCCAATGCGTTACATGTTCTAGCCTCTCAATATCAACAATGCTTCCCCAACAGAGGTTCAACTCCAAAACCCTGGATGAATTGGCTGGATATGTGGGGTGCTATGGTTGGCAGAATTTCCTTAGGACATAAACCAGCCCCCCAACAAATGTTAGCTTTTTTCCTGCACCCTAATCAGTATGGTGATACAGTCCTTCACACGGCTGCCAGGAATGCCGCGTGGGAAATGCTGTCATGGGCTATTGATTTGTGTAAAACGGCTGGCCTGTCACCCATGATTAAACGAATTCCAGGTGCTGGTGGTAATACAATCCTTCATACCATAATGGCCAATAATGATTTTGATAAGTCTGTGGATGGCTCTTGGACATTAGGCTTCGTTCAAGAATACTGCAAAAGGTTTTATGGGGATGCTGCTATGGTGCCCGTAGGTTCAATTCCAACAACAGGCTTCCCTGACATGTTTGCTATCACCAATTATGAAGGATGGCCCCCATTAGCTGTTTCTATGAAAGACAGGGAAAAACAACATGCTCGGTTGTATTACAACACCGTTGTGTTAGAGGCAAAACTCTCCCCTGATCCAACCCTTGATGGCAGTGGTGAGCAGACTCAAGCGGCTTATTTTGATAATGCAGTAAGTTATATACCAACCGATGACGTCCTAAGAACTACAGGGGGCGTGTTTTCATCATTCAGTGAATTAAAAACGCATTCTAAAAAATAAAAACTTTCATAGTCGGCTGGGTTGGGTCTTTCAGCCTAGCTGACTTTAATATGAATCATAAAAAAAACTGCTCGGTTGACAATAGCCGGCAGTCCTTTAACATAAATAAAAATATATTTAATTTTTC is part of the Candidatus Finniella inopinata genome and encodes:
- a CDS encoding ISAs1 family transposase, with the translated sequence MQLSDTFLKHFEPLADPRIDNHNKLHKLHDILVITILATICGADNWVDISEFGKAKYDWLSTFLELPNGVPSHDTFGRVFSILDPEQFESCFYAWIKSLSIDVNSEIIAIDGKTLRGSGNRRKEKKALHIVSAWASNQSLLLGQVKTDEKSNEITAIPKLLKMIDVTGSTVTIDAMGCQQSIAEEILIQGADYVLALKDNQPKLHEMVKAIFHIGESRQYKKMLNRRKVEKIHDHGRIETRRYTLVSARDPAVFQLRWPGLKGVGMLETTRTTNNQVERSTRYFLTSLAYENIDQFMVAVRKHWNIEINLHWSLDVGFREDHNQVHVGHAAKNLAVMRRIALNLLKQEKTNKRGVSCRRKVAGWDNKYLLKILTADHNLKRV
- a CDS encoding PHA/PHB synthase family protein, producing MKKHLKDIQAFHNQIWKTFLEQQQKGSCTSLWDTITNACQEDTKTATQKDICWNDIQKQYFENLETIFTKTMGGFFQNDNPLPPETPPLDRRFQDPEWQTNPMFYYLKESYLLYSDYVQNLFEHEDLDAESRKKLQFYIKNFLDALSPSNFPFTNPEVVRETVKQKGENLVKGFQNYLKDQQKHQGPALPALTDLSAFKVGESLATTPGKVIFENEIFQLIQYLPPKTPYYETPVLIIPPWINKFYIFDLQPEKSFIRWNVDAGHVVYVISWVNPDASYASVGLKDYLLKGIDKAIEKIKSTTHVPKVNAVGFCVGGVALLTLMGYYQKKGNTSIASATLLASPTDFREMGDLSLFVSKEQIQILEKTLKKQGGLAGEAMMQIFRSLRANELIWPNYINSYLLGKKPTPLDFLFWNSDTTNLPAKMHLEYLKEFFLGNALMKSNEYHLGKVGIDIETITNPFFIVATQRDHIVPWKAAFPAFQKLRNSRFILGGSGHIVGIINPPSGQKYGYWTNETPHTISAEEWLHTATKHAGSWWKEWQEWLTPYLGQRTLLPKDIKSPSLEDAPGRYALQKAPDLKVNPIAGFWDFYAPVKS
- a CDS encoding transglycosylase SLT domain-containing protein; translated protein: MTKTFFLRFSIGLIGLFSISNQGYSAIHGPTLKTAHKNPTAEDTLIHSHNCQEIVAFFEKKHGIPGKLLSAIARVESGKAPWAVNARGRAHHFRTKEKALQFIQTLKDQGVKNINVGYMQINLQSHGRKFKKLEDVLTPYHNIAYAAKLIKHLYDRYGSWAEAIRFYHSGSSYHNLPYQRKVFKAWEQACN
- a CDS encoding NifU family protein, whose product is MFIQTEETPNPNSLKFIPGREVMGEQPPLSFKKGDDCKTSPLAERLLQINGLQDVFFGSDFITLSKQDSEDWFVLKPLILGTLMEAFVNGLPIHQTFEASSTSAVVSDDPLVVQICELLETRIRPAVAQDGGDITFEGFEEGVVYLRMKGACSGCPSSSATLKSGIENMLKYYVPEVLEVRQVSD
- a CDS encoding glycosyltransferase — protein: MGHDVESEASSSTSAAPSSSTKCQDFSWIVERPYTIVKGNEHNSGASVDTYGFNDRNNNFSLVLANELYGVSEEECEAKRASISQKMKQAFHSPEPEIEEGIPLITHRIWITSADSPVEASTERLGIYLKSLKKLQSKAWTHHFWCINKNKIPQTIQTLQASEVPIVIHELEEIYAKMKVKHIFDAYYEDKQFCLASDIARQEVIYLYGGLYSDLGADFLTDLEPFLNKYTYIFWYNGLYIDQTFFGYRQFDTIAEIFFNNLKRLPKMPKQIKNLTSKQDWKSQIWGSGAHFMTLFDVFSTPKDRFLLVPEGSKSIVQINHAGSWLGREKSGNKPLTESTLDIMELKVAA
- a CDS encoding RMD1 family protein, which gives rise to MRCSSYCTAENYNIDDFSRYLRTEGLDPKFYDNVIHVHKDHDTEDGSKSTGEIFYFTYGCIVFWNFSEEEELQYVQDLKPYEQNPLPDYIYEASHFVYGSETTINEEDDEIVLDSDDVLIKLSMAHGLSQSVKLDVFENSIEATIQNTRNLPAELAAKGKISLSRKKISQKIGALFAERNSINLHSDILDTPEFFWRRPRYEPYYHMASQYMDITTRLDILNRRLDVIHELYDILSNELKHAHSSRLEWVIILLIVSEVVMHILKDFLKWF
- a CDS encoding ankyrin repeat domain-containing protein is translated as MQSPCMTCTISPDGQVLYFMAGGGTANPTPLTLQRIWLPAYDETASDFINDGDLRQAVADRKLDSVKKLLSAGANPSAFDSTGSNALHVLASQYQQCFPNRGSTPKPWMNWLDMWGAMVGRISLGHKPAPQQMLAFFLHPNQYGDTVLHTAARNAAWEMLSWAIDLCKTAGLSPMIKRIPGAGGNTILHTIMANNDFDKSVDGSWTLGFVQEYCKRFYGDAAMVPVGSIPTTGFPDMFAITNYEGWPPLAVSMKDREKQHARLYYNTVVLEAKLSPDPTLDGSGEQTQAAYFDNAVSYIPTDDVLRTTGGVFSSFSELKTHSKK
- a CDS encoding ABC-F family ATP-binding cassette domain-containing protein; its protein translation is MTHKLIEFVNVGLSFPHKTCFENFNTTIVYGSRIGIIGQNGSGKSTLLKMLQRFTEPTDGHIKVPDDVRTGYVAQVIEDYESLSGGQRLNAALTQALAIDPTLLLLDEPTNHLDRKNRQSLMRMLRSFPGTLVVVSHDTELLHRCVDALWHIDNGRVHIFSGNYEDYRREISIKRGAIEKELSSLDRQKKEAHQDLMKEQERTKKSNQRGEKSIQDRKWPTIVSDEKARRAIETSGKKKNAIRDKKQGLTDRLSELRLPEILKPKFSLTAADIGDRTIVSINEGSVGYDAPIVDNITVSLFAGDRLAIVGDNGSGKSTLIRAILGDARVTKSGQWHIPKRDDIGILDQHYETLDPQKTVLGMIHDLAPTWSHADIRRHLNDFLFRKNEEVNALVSSLSGGEKARLSLAQIGAKTPKLLILDEMTNNIDLETRDHVVQILKGYPGTLIAISHDDDFLKAIGVEAYYCLN